Proteins encoded in a region of the Paenibacillus pedocola genome:
- a CDS encoding heavy metal translocating P-type ATPase: protein MQATSKQLPKPIARQGNAQQPRTPKPRRFDPRAMLSNREMQAALGSGVLMLIAWAVSGWSEVLSVLIYVISYTVGGWIKAKEGVETLVKERDLDVNLLMIAAALGAASIGYWNEGAMLIFIFAMSGALESYTMERSKKDISSLMALKPATAVRIEQGAMSEVPIDLLAVGDLLLVRPGELIPADGKVYRGESAVNQASITGESLPVEKTAGSEVFAGTVNGEGPLYIEVTTAAEHTLFAKIIKMVEEAETEVPDSQRFIKRLEAVYARVVVLATVILIALPPFVLDWSWSNTFYKAMVFLVVASPCALVSSIMPAMLSAISKSARKGILFKGGVHLENMAKVTVVAFDKTGTLTEGIPQVTDFIAGEGYSRDELLAVSASIEKLSRHPLAEAIVRLAEEEQVELYSTQESKSVTGWGIEGWINGRLWRIGKTNVLDESAVASSEEEVLASWKAVRKQLESEGKTVSLILEGDHIAGMIALQDTVRPQAEAAVRKLQKLGIKVAMLTGDREATAAVMAGRTGVDLVFADLLPEDKVTHIKTLREQYGHVIMVGDGVNDAPALATATVGMGMGMKGSGAALEIADVVLMNDNIEEIASTIELARRTQRIVKQNMIFAVTVILTLILSNFLQGIALPFGVVGHEGSTILVILNGLRLLR from the coding sequence ATGCAAGCAACATCCAAACAACTACCTAAACCGATAGCCCGCCAAGGCAATGCGCAGCAGCCGCGTACCCCGAAGCCGCGGCGCTTTGATCCGCGTGCCATGCTGAGCAACCGGGAAATGCAGGCCGCGCTTGGCAGCGGCGTGCTTATGCTTATCGCCTGGGCTGTCAGCGGCTGGTCAGAAGTGCTCTCCGTGCTGATTTATGTAATCTCGTATACAGTAGGCGGGTGGATCAAGGCGAAGGAGGGCGTTGAGACACTGGTTAAAGAACGTGATCTCGATGTCAACCTGCTGATGATAGCCGCCGCACTGGGCGCCGCCTCCATCGGCTACTGGAATGAAGGGGCGATGCTGATCTTCATTTTTGCCATGAGCGGAGCGCTGGAGAGCTATACTATGGAACGCAGTAAAAAGGACATTTCTTCGCTGATGGCACTGAAGCCGGCTACGGCTGTACGCATTGAGCAGGGGGCCATGAGCGAGGTGCCGATTGATCTTTTGGCTGTAGGAGATTTATTGCTGGTGCGTCCGGGTGAGCTGATTCCGGCAGACGGCAAGGTCTATCGCGGCGAGTCGGCAGTCAATCAGGCTTCGATTACAGGTGAATCCCTGCCGGTTGAGAAGACAGCCGGAAGTGAAGTGTTCGCAGGAACGGTTAACGGGGAAGGCCCGCTTTATATCGAAGTGACCACTGCCGCTGAGCATACACTCTTTGCCAAGATCATCAAAATGGTTGAAGAAGCTGAAACCGAAGTGCCGGATTCACAGCGGTTCATTAAACGTCTTGAGGCAGTTTATGCCCGTGTTGTGGTACTCGCAACGGTTATTCTGATTGCTCTGCCGCCGTTTGTGCTGGACTGGAGCTGGAGCAATACTTTTTATAAAGCAATGGTGTTCCTGGTTGTCGCCTCTCCGTGTGCCCTGGTCTCGTCCATTATGCCCGCCATGCTGTCGGCCATTTCCAAAAGCGCGCGCAAAGGCATCCTATTCAAAGGTGGCGTACACCTGGAGAATATGGCGAAGGTAACGGTGGTTGCTTTTGATAAGACGGGTACGCTGACTGAGGGAATTCCGCAGGTTACTGATTTTATTGCCGGAGAAGGGTACAGCCGGGATGAGCTGCTGGCGGTAAGCGCCTCGATTGAGAAGCTGTCACGCCATCCGCTGGCGGAAGCGATTGTCCGCTTGGCAGAGGAGGAGCAAGTGGAGCTCTACAGCACCCAGGAGAGCAAATCCGTGACCGGCTGGGGGATCGAAGGCTGGATTAACGGCAGATTGTGGAGAATAGGTAAAACCAATGTGCTGGATGAATCAGCTGTGGCATCGTCGGAGGAAGAAGTCCTTGCGTCCTGGAAGGCGGTACGGAAGCAGCTGGAGAGCGAAGGGAAGACCGTTTCACTGATTCTTGAAGGAGATCACATTGCCGGCATGATTGCATTGCAGGATACGGTACGTCCGCAGGCGGAAGCTGCTGTGCGGAAGCTGCAGAAACTGGGGATCAAGGTGGCGATGCTGACAGGAGACCGTGAAGCCACAGCAGCCGTAATGGCCGGAAGAACGGGAGTCGATCTTGTGTTTGCCGATCTTTTGCCGGAGGACAAAGTGACCCATATCAAGACGCTGCGTGAACAATACGGCCATGTTATCATGGTCGGCGACGGGGTGAATGATGCACCAGCGCTGGCTACGGCGACAGTCGGGATGGGGATGGGCATGAAGGGCAGCGGAGCAGCGCTTGAAATCGCCGACGTGGTATTAATGAATGATAATATCGAAGAGATTGCTTCGACGATTGAATTGGCCCGCCGTACCCAGCGGATTGTAAAGCAGAATATGATTTTTGCGGTAACGGTGATCCTTACCCTGATATTAAGCAACTTTTTGCAGGGAATTGCTCTTCCTTTTGGAGTCGTCGGCCATGAGGGGAGTACGATTCTTGTCATCCTGAATGGGTTAAGATTGCTGCGCTAA
- a CDS encoding homocysteine synthase, with translation MSEDRKLSFETLAVHAGQEIDPTTLSRAVPLYQTTSYGFRDAEHAANLFALKEFGNIYTRLMNPTTDVFEQRIAALEGGAGALATASGAAAISFSVLNIAGAGDEIVSSASLYGGTYNLFSTTLPKLGIKVNFVDSDHPENFRAAITDKTKALYAETIGNPQGNVLDIEAVAAIAHEHGIPLIVDNTFPSPYLLRPIEHGADIVVHSATKFIGGHGTSIGGVIVDGGKFDWKASGKFPGLTEPDPSYHGVVYTEAVGPIAYIIKARVQLLRDLGASISPFNSWLLLQGLETLHLRLERHSSNALKVAQYLEGHKDVEWVSYSGLLSHPSYELAQKYLPKGQGAILTFGIKGGAAAGVKLIENVKLFSHLANVGDSKSLIIHPASTTHQQLSDEEQITAGVTPELLRLSIGTESIDDILYDLEQAIAASQQ, from the coding sequence ATGTCAGAAGACCGCAAGCTGTCGTTTGAAACATTAGCAGTTCATGCAGGCCAGGAGATTGACCCGACTACACTATCGCGTGCCGTACCGCTCTATCAGACCACTTCCTACGGATTCCGGGATGCTGAGCATGCCGCCAATCTGTTCGCGCTCAAGGAATTCGGCAACATCTATACACGCCTGATGAACCCGACCACCGATGTGTTTGAGCAGCGGATTGCTGCGCTTGAAGGCGGGGCCGGGGCGCTGGCGACGGCGTCAGGGGCGGCGGCGATTTCCTTCTCTGTGCTGAATATTGCCGGTGCAGGCGATGAAATCGTGTCTTCTGCCAGCCTCTACGGCGGGACTTATAATCTGTTCTCTACCACCTTGCCGAAGCTTGGAATCAAAGTGAATTTTGTGGATTCTGATCATCCGGAGAATTTCCGGGCAGCCATTACGGATAAGACGAAGGCGCTCTATGCCGAAACGATCGGCAACCCTCAGGGGAATGTACTGGATATCGAAGCCGTGGCAGCGATCGCCCATGAGCACGGGATTCCGCTGATTGTCGATAATACCTTCCCGAGTCCGTATCTGCTGCGCCCGATTGAGCACGGAGCGGATATCGTGGTGCATTCGGCTACCAAATTTATCGGCGGCCATGGCACATCCATCGGTGGAGTTATCGTTGACGGAGGCAAATTTGACTGGAAAGCGAGCGGCAAATTCCCCGGCCTTACCGAGCCGGACCCAAGCTATCATGGCGTTGTGTACACGGAAGCGGTTGGGCCGATTGCCTATATTATCAAAGCCCGCGTGCAGCTGCTGCGTGATTTAGGCGCATCAATCTCACCATTTAACTCATGGCTGCTGCTGCAAGGGCTGGAAACCCTGCATTTGCGCCTGGAACGCCATAGTTCGAATGCGCTCAAAGTGGCGCAATACCTGGAAGGCCATAAGGATGTAGAGTGGGTGAGCTATTCCGGCTTGCTGAGCCATCCGTCCTATGAGCTTGCGCAAAAATATTTGCCGAAGGGCCAGGGTGCAATCCTCACCTTCGGAATTAAGGGCGGGGCTGCAGCCGGCGTAAAACTGATTGAGAATGTGAAGCTGTTCTCCCATTTAGCCAATGTAGGAGACTCGAAATCGCTGATTATTCATCCGGCGAGCACAACTCACCAGCAGCTTTCGGATGAAGAGCAGATCACTGCCGGCGTAACTCCGGAGCTCCTGCGCCTGTCCATCGGAACGGAATCCATTGATGATATCCTGTATGATCTCGAACAGGCTATTGCTGCAAGCCAGCAGTAA
- the deoC gene encoding deoxyribose-phosphate aldolase: MSENTISGIIDHTLLKADARKEDIIKLAEEAKTYKFASVCVNPAWVAVAHEVLKDTPEVKVCTVIGFPLGASTPETKAFETTNAIANGAGEVDMVINIGALKDGDNELVKRDIAAVVDAARGKALTKVIIETCLLSEEEKIRACKLAVEAGADFVKTSTGFSTGGATKEDIALMRATVGPDIGVKASGGVRSSEDALIMIGAGATRIGTSGGVAIAKGEQSQSSY; encoded by the coding sequence ATGAGTGAAAACACAATATCCGGGATCATTGATCATACGCTGCTAAAAGCGGACGCACGTAAGGAAGATATCATCAAGCTGGCAGAAGAGGCCAAAACCTATAAATTCGCTTCGGTATGCGTTAATCCGGCTTGGGTCGCAGTTGCCCATGAAGTGCTGAAGGATACGCCTGAAGTAAAAGTATGTACCGTTATTGGCTTTCCGCTGGGAGCATCGACGCCGGAAACCAAAGCCTTTGAAACCACCAATGCAATCGCAAACGGTGCAGGCGAAGTGGATATGGTTATCAATATCGGCGCATTGAAAGACGGTGACAATGAACTGGTTAAACGCGATATCGCTGCTGTTGTGGATGCGGCCCGCGGCAAAGCGCTGACCAAGGTGATTATTGAGACTTGCCTGCTGAGCGAGGAAGAGAAGATCCGCGCCTGCAAGCTGGCTGTAGAAGCCGGGGCAGACTTTGTGAAGACTTCGACCGGATTCTCCACAGGAGGCGCTACGAAGGAAGATATCGCACTGATGCGGGCAACAGTGGGTCCTGATATCGGTGTCAAAGCCTCCGGCGGTGTACGCAGCAGCGAGGATGCGCTGATTATGATCGGAGCGGGGGCAACCCGGATCGGTACGAGCGGCGGCGTAGCCATTGCCAAGGGGGAGCAGAGCCAGAGCAGCTACTAA
- a CDS encoding prohibitin family protein — MEVNPKLKQAKPGKIISIAAGVLVVVLIAANSFATVQYGHVGLYKTFGKLNNNMLSPGIHLKIPFFQSVIQVNTQVTKAETDTSASSKDLQPVSTHVAVNYSVNKDSAYNLMNNIGGSFDAVIINPAIQEIVKEVTAKYPAEDLITRRDVVAGEISDLLTKRLAKYDLVVNDINIVNFKFSDAFDQSIEAKQVAQQQALKAENDLRRIEIEAKQKIAQAQAEAESLRLKKQEVTPELVQLKQIEVQEKALEKWNGVLPTVTGGATPFIDIESLTQK, encoded by the coding sequence ATGGAAGTTAATCCAAAATTAAAACAGGCAAAGCCGGGGAAAATCATCAGCATCGCAGCAGGGGTGCTGGTAGTGGTGCTGATTGCCGCCAATTCCTTCGCAACGGTACAGTACGGACATGTGGGACTCTACAAAACCTTCGGCAAACTCAACAATAATATGTTATCTCCGGGCATACATCTGAAAATTCCGTTTTTCCAGAGTGTCATACAAGTCAACACCCAGGTCACCAAAGCGGAGACGGATACCTCTGCATCCTCCAAGGACCTGCAGCCGGTATCCACCCATGTGGCGGTTAACTATTCCGTCAACAAAGATTCTGCATACAATCTGATGAACAACATCGGAGGCAGCTTCGATGCGGTGATTATCAATCCGGCGATTCAGGAGATTGTCAAAGAAGTAACCGCCAAATATCCGGCTGAGGATCTGATTACCCGGCGGGATGTGGTGGCAGGAGAGATCAGCGATCTCCTGACCAAACGTTTGGCCAAATACGACCTCGTTGTAAATGATATTAACATTGTGAATTTCAAATTCTCGGATGCATTCGACCAGTCCATTGAAGCGAAACAGGTTGCCCAGCAGCAGGCGCTCAAGGCAGAGAACGACCTCCGGCGGATCGAGATTGAGGCGAAGCAGAAGATCGCGCAAGCGCAGGCGGAAGCGGAATCCTTAAGACTTAAGAAGCAGGAGGTTACACCCGAGCTAGTGCAGCTGAAGCAAATCGAGGTTCAGGAGAAAGCCTTGGAGAAATGGAACGGCGTTCTGCCGACGGTAACAGGCGGGGCTACACCTTTTATTGATATTGAGTCACTGACGCAAAAATAA
- a CDS encoding WD40/YVTN/BNR-like repeat-containing protein produces the protein MFVDILRKTAAALLVPLLLVTAGCGGSGGEAAESTPAASPPASAAIASSVPPPSGTAAAAPPAAGSAAQRGVPIRSISGLGMTGPDAGWIGGKGWIARTGNGGAEWQVQYTGPGTVLSLFALDNAHAWAELDTGSLLRTKDSGAHWTLTGSAPNREDLHFISPDTGFSGAAVTTDGGQTWGSLPVPGNVVGGVFYYDRLNGWAVTSASPKDFAFQRTTDGGVTWRTVLTRKTVSLTGAVIRSTGPDDAWVECIGDSGMHQTAYSLFHTSDGGRHWLTVLNHGTAGAGPAPGFAVDEVNEIPANNGAAPGMLVVLSNEEAYMSGYCSPCDNANTVGWTRDGGKTWTDGEQSFPGYIPAKLAMADNQHGWFVTGSPDDPAVLYTTDNGGRDWKRAFTFQGIDMERGVVTGQSSLPGGVQASGLIRLNWQEMKDIPKAEAWAGIPSDAVTISGQWLENFGGVQITFYIKPGDEEHVYADLGTAKGHYSLGPVGTYNYRKPEDITAEVSSLFTGLKLKITGGLGANLSLSSYYTIDEAGTPAGVLRVDTGHTHEADVDRDGTPEAVSAHGTPMTAYIYRWHNGHAEEAGLNDALHADSVMLRDDLIYEASDMGESEGGEYQLIPEGLIPAMPRAE, from the coding sequence ATGTTTGTTGACATCCTGAGAAAAACCGCGGCAGCGCTGCTGGTTCCGCTGCTCCTGGTCACGGCAGGCTGCGGGGGTTCCGGCGGGGAGGCCGCTGAATCAACCCCCGCAGCTTCGCCGCCTGCATCGGCGGCGATAGCCAGCTCCGTGCCGCCCCCGTCCGGCACAGCGGCGGCAGCGCCCCCGGCTGCCGGCAGTGCCGCGCAGCGGGGGGTCCCGATCCGCAGCATCAGCGGGCTGGGGATGACCGGCCCGGACGCCGGCTGGATCGGCGGCAAGGGATGGATTGCCCGCACCGGTAACGGCGGTGCGGAATGGCAGGTGCAGTACACCGGCCCGGGGACGGTGCTGAGCCTGTTCGCCCTGGACAACGCGCATGCGTGGGCAGAGCTGGACACAGGGAGCCTGCTGCGAACCAAAGACAGTGGAGCGCATTGGACGCTGACAGGCTCTGCCCCGAACCGGGAGGACCTGCATTTCATTTCACCGGACACCGGCTTTAGCGGTGCTGCCGTGACAACGGACGGGGGACAGACATGGGGGAGTCTCCCTGTTCCGGGGAATGTTGTTGGCGGTGTCTTTTACTATGACCGGCTGAACGGCTGGGCGGTCACCAGCGCTTCGCCCAAGGATTTCGCCTTCCAGCGGACGACGGACGGCGGCGTAACATGGAGAACCGTACTGACGCGCAAGACGGTTTCCCTTACCGGTGCTGTTATACGCTCCACAGGTCCGGACGATGCCTGGGTCGAATGTATCGGCGACTCGGGCATGCACCAGACGGCGTATTCACTGTTTCATACGTCAGATGGAGGCAGGCATTGGCTGACCGTACTGAACCACGGGACAGCGGGGGCAGGACCGGCTCCGGGGTTTGCGGTGGATGAGGTTAACGAGATTCCGGCCAATAACGGTGCCGCCCCAGGCATGCTCGTTGTCCTAAGCAATGAGGAAGCCTATATGAGCGGCTACTGCTCCCCTTGTGATAACGCCAACACAGTGGGCTGGACCCGTGACGGCGGCAAGACCTGGACAGACGGGGAGCAGTCTTTTCCCGGATATATACCGGCAAAGCTGGCGATGGCAGACAATCAGCATGGATGGTTTGTGACCGGCAGCCCGGACGATCCGGCGGTGCTGTACACAACGGATAACGGGGGCAGGGATTGGAAGCGGGCCTTTACCTTCCAGGGTATAGATATGGAGCGGGGGGTGGTGACCGGACAATCCTCACTTCCCGGCGGTGTTCAGGCGTCAGGGCTGATCCGGCTGAATTGGCAGGAAATGAAGGATATTCCCAAGGCGGAAGCCTGGGCTGGAATCCCCTCAGATGCGGTGACAATCTCCGGGCAGTGGCTGGAGAATTTCGGCGGAGTACAGATCACATTCTACATCAAACCGGGGGATGAGGAGCACGTCTATGCCGATCTCGGGACTGCCAAGGGGCATTACAGCCTCGGTCCCGTCGGTACCTACAATTACCGCAAGCCGGAGGATATTACGGCCGAAGTGTCATCCCTGTTCACAGGATTGAAGCTGAAAATCACCGGCGGGCTGGGGGCGAATTTATCGCTCAGCAGCTACTACACAATAGATGAAGCGGGAACACCGGCCGGAGTGCTCCGGGTGGACACCGGACATACCCATGAAGCGGATGTTGACCGGGATGGAACGCCTGAAGCGGTCTCCGCGCATGGCACCCCAATGACCGCCTATATTTACCGCTGGCATAACGGCCATGCTGAGGAAGCAGGCTTAAACGATGCTTTGCACGCGGATTCCGTGATGCTTAGAGACGACCTAATATATGAGGCCTCGGATATGGGGGAGAGTGAAGGGGGAGAGTACCAGCTCATTCCGGAAGGATTGATTCCCGCGATGCCCCGGGCCGAATGA
- a CDS encoding sodium-independent anion transporter has protein sequence MLILVLGGTATYTVSGQLFFGTTSHFVHAFNYDGDPEQVIIGFTHSHVWDQSAAGAIAKTISRYDALGKKVKVTGLNEESTRLVNRIGLALSGGHL, from the coding sequence TTGCTTATTCTTGTGCTCGGCGGTACGGCAACGTATACGGTCTCCGGGCAGCTGTTCTTCGGTACGACAAGCCATTTCGTCCATGCGTTCAATTATGATGGCGATCCTGAACAGGTTATTATCGGCTTTACCCATTCGCATGTATGGGACCAGTCGGCTGCTGGCGCCATTGCCAAGACAATCAGCAGATATGACGCACTCGGTAAAAAGGTGAAGGTTACCGGGCTGAACGAAGAAAGCACGCGTCTTGTCAACCGGATCGGGCTTGCTTTGTCCGGTGGCCACCTGTAA
- a CDS encoding bifunctional 3-deoxy-7-phosphoheptulonate synthase/chorismate mutase, giving the protein MTNVELDGLRARLDEINGQLLELISERAQVVQEIGVVKEKQGVPKFDPEREKAMLEKLVASNKGPFTSGTIRSLFKQIFAASLDLQSDEHKKSLLVSRKTRKEDTVIVLPGDITIGGLSSVMVAGPCSVESELQTRTVAAALQKAGIKVMRGGAFKPRTSPYDFQGLGMDGLRILREAADEYGLLTISEIVDPAHLEPALDYVDIIQIGARNMQNFELLKAAGELNKPVLLKRGLAATMEEFLHAAEYIMSRGNTQVMLIERGIRTYEKWTRNTLDISAVPILKQESHLPVLVDVTHSTGRKDILIPCAKAALAAGADGIMVEVHPDPATALSDAAQQLNIEEFNTFFSEVKASGLFR; this is encoded by the coding sequence ATGACTAACGTGGAATTGGATGGGCTGAGAGCCCGTCTGGATGAAATCAATGGACAGCTGCTGGAGTTAATCTCGGAGCGTGCCCAGGTTGTGCAGGAAATTGGAGTTGTAAAAGAAAAGCAGGGCGTGCCGAAATTTGATCCGGAACGTGAAAAAGCGATGCTGGAGAAGCTTGTAGCGAGCAATAAAGGGCCTTTCACAAGCGGAACGATCCGCAGCCTCTTCAAGCAAATCTTCGCTGCTTCTCTGGATCTGCAGTCTGATGAACATAAGAAAAGCCTGCTGGTCAGCCGGAAAACACGCAAGGAGGACACCGTTATTGTCCTGCCGGGGGATATTACGATCGGCGGCCTGTCCTCGGTGATGGTAGCCGGACCTTGCTCCGTAGAGAGCGAGCTTCAGACCCGCACTGTAGCCGCAGCACTGCAAAAAGCCGGGATCAAGGTAATGCGCGGAGGTGCGTTCAAACCCCGGACCTCCCCGTATGATTTCCAGGGGCTGGGCATGGATGGCCTGCGTATTCTCCGCGAAGCGGCAGACGAATACGGCCTGCTTACGATCAGTGAAATCGTCGATCCGGCACATCTTGAGCCTGCGCTGGATTATGTGGACATCATCCAGATCGGTGCACGCAATATGCAGAACTTCGAACTCCTGAAAGCCGCCGGTGAGCTGAATAAGCCGGTCCTGCTGAAACGGGGCCTTGCTGCAACGATGGAGGAATTCCTTCATGCCGCTGAATACATCATGTCACGCGGAAATACGCAGGTCATGCTGATCGAACGCGGGATCCGCACTTATGAGAAATGGACACGCAATACGCTGGATATTTCAGCGGTGCCGATTCTCAAGCAGGAGAGCCACCTGCCGGTGCTGGTCGATGTTACCCATTCCACCGGACGCAAAGATATCCTGATTCCTTGTGCCAAAGCCGCGCTTGCTGCCGGAGCCGACGGTATTATGGTCGAGGTGCATCCTGATCCGGCTACAGCACTCTCTGATGCGGCGCAGCAGCTGAACATTGAGGAGTTCAATACCTTCTTCAGTGAGGTTAAGGCTTCCGGGTTGTTCCGTTAA